In Rhopalosiphum padi isolate XX-2018 chromosome 3, ASM2088224v1, whole genome shotgun sequence, the genomic stretch AAAAAGGAAACGGAAAGTAAGCCtatttcactaaaatatattatgttattcttcTTTGATATTGGTATTAAACTAAACTAATAGTATTCCAGtatgttgatataaaattttctaataacattgcacatttttttcatattatttatattatatttaattattataatcatatgtattattaccataagattatagtattattattaactatttgaaGTACCTACTATCATTCCATAAAACGGCGTGAATAGAttcatggtataaatattaaataaatgttatctaAAATAGTTGTTTATCTCATTTCAATGACTTTACTCTACaatctaaatacattttatttttttattgttttaactaaaaaaaaaaaaccaatgatAAAATGATCTCTGTGACTTTTGCTGTTATTTACTCAACTGTTGTTATTATCATGCTAATTTATACTCAATTTTggaaaaacacaataaattatttaagatgataaattgaaaattaatttatctcataaatatataagtgtatCTGTTTTCAATGGAAAATATAGAtagatagttttaattttaatttttttgattattatatttaatatatgttattattacatattaaataatttaggaaAATATGTTATCCAATTCAGTAAAATTgtgcaaatttttaatttctgaaattacattgttatttttttcgattaaatataaatatataattatttatgtatggatttattttattcttccgGTAACTTTTAGAGGTTACACGTCAAGCATGTCAAAAAACTGtcatcaataaatacatttattaataatttataactatttatcagTCTTactgtaaacaatttataaaattcagtgTTGAAATAAAGTaactttaatgataataatgaaagtGTTTGTTCTCATTGTATTTTTGTCTTTATCTAATTCGAAAACCAATTTTATGCCCAACTTACctttggtaaataaataatctacttgatttattaaatatattataacataatttttatgtttacgatttattattacattttattttttttttgatatttcttaacacgatgtttatttattactctTAATGTAGGGagaatatcgtataatatatgaaaaaatatatccttgtgagtcaaaaaatttaattcaattcaattattattttagtaaaaaaacattaagtGTAACAGAGGTCAAAGGAAATATGACATACTTAGTACCTTTTGACGATACTCTTacagtaagtatatatttaatacaacatctaatataatatttaaatacataactagataattagtatttagttcATGTTAAAAGGATAAATTCAATTCTACtaaatgacaatatttattatagattattaagtAGAATTTGCAAcctaataacacatttttaaatttgaatacaatttaattttcgtgaaatataatataatttatattatatactatactatattacattatttgctGCTGAGTGCTGAGGGAATAtcgttttgtatacaataaaataggtTCATGTCAATCGACAAATATAatgaaatgttatattttatataagttaaaaacatcaagtataacaaaattaaaaagaaatttaatatttttgttaaatttgaagaAACTTTATCAAACTGTGTCTttgttaaactaataatttaatatagaacgATTGAGTAGACATTACTATTaactttcaaaattttaaatgaacatttttactcATTTATACAATAGTTTCATAAGccaatattattgaattgtgACTAAAATCAGTAAAATCACTATGCCTGGTTACCAAGCCCGGTGAACAAACATTTTTGTTCTTGCACATTTGCTGTAGTAGTTTTAATCTTaagaaataagttaaaaatcgttttatttatatttgtactattttaatgtacttattccatgatatctaaaataatatactattttcttTATAGATGGATATAAATGGTGCTTCCTGGGGTTCAATTGGGGGTTGGAaagaaaattcaataatttatattacaaaaaatacatgTAGTAATACGAGAAAATTCTTTGGGAATGCATGGAATAAAATAGTTAAGGCCTTTAACTTCCCCAATACTAGCTGTCCAATAGTAGtggtaatgtataatacaattaattgattatatgcactaactataggtatatcaaatttgatcacttgaaaatcaatgaattaatattaatacaaaaaaatattatacttagcaatgttataaaacaatgatttttcttgatagtttattatttataacacaatgATAATAGATGATTAAATTTAACTGtaggaaatataaaattaaatgcaattattctgatgtatagtatatattgtaagtATCACCGGTATGCAGTAGGTTACAAcatgatttataaatagttgaataattaactattaattatttctaaaaaaaaataatacaatattacattttgatcTATATAATCagcaaaaacaaacaaacagttAAAGTAAAACaggaatttttatgaaaatcgaattttttttttatgactcgAAAACAAATTATCGTAAATAGTTGAAATTTTCGCCGAACTATGGAATTAACGTTTATTaagaaatttgtaaattattttagttttattttcattaattaaaattacaatttatttggtAGGTAAAATATCcggaaaatataatacagaactttcaataaattgttatttctcaatcaaaaatattaaaaacttttagatagaatatttttttataaacatttaaaattagaattctGACCAAATTTTTTAGAATCATGAAtactaataaagtattttttagttgaaaatattcataaataattttcttattgtatctaagttttgaaaacTAGTTTCCATAGTCATTTTAAGTTCCAATTGTCttgaaattactaattaaaatgataaatttaaatatttaaattaatttgttacaatttaaaaacatttttaacgagAACTTAaccttttttgtattttatagtattataaattttactatacataataacatttaaaaaataagattgaCCTATTAGACATCTTATGTACTTATACTTCTAAAATTTGTAGTATATAAACTATGTTGttaccatattatttttgttttattttttaaaatcaattaagtttccacattaataatttgaaaattgagtacctataaatatttctgaattttaatgttttaatattgcaACAGATTaactacattttaaatgtgtatgatgttaaattatatttattttaaaacaatttttcatccagataatacaaaaaatccttgaaattacaattctttacataataatattgtacattactttgtgtattttttacaatttatcttTGAAATTTTCAGGGACGCTATACAACAACAGGTTTTGATTTGAAGGAAATGGCCGATAATAACTTTCCCAAGGTgtatttttatggaaaatataaaatgacgTTTAAGAtcaaaaatgtagaaaataaagTAGTGGGTTGTACCGTACTTGAATTTAGTCTTATACGACCTTGGGAAACTccaatttgattaatttgaaaaaataataatagaatatgttATTGTCGTAATTATAatgtctttcttttttttttattcattatttagctGTAGCAATTAGTTACTAGTTACTGgcgaatattatatcaatttatattttacataataaaataaaactggcgttttaaacatataatattatgttaatatgttcaTCATTTTGCTTTAATACATCAAatgagattatttttaatttcaatgaatTTGTACTTTCTTTAAAGCTTCTTAGAAGTGTATGtacattaattcatcaataaaattaCGCAGTATATATCTCATTGAAATCATATTAAACTGATGCTTTAATTCCGAAGTGGTGAGCCGACTCGGTTgagtttatactatattattcggaggaataatattcttatatttttcaattttatatttttgttctagTTTACTAGGATTCTGAACCACTGATTCAAATTATATCCCAGAACGAACCAATGCATAAAACAGTAAAACCTGTGTAATATGGAAATAGTTAGGACgcgatatttttttccattttaggCAAGCtttcatttaatacatttaaaaaaaataattacacgtattttatagtttgatacttacatatttagttattttagttacctattacatttttaataccggtaaaaaaataatatcaaaataaaaaaaatattagatacatgAATTTTATActtgcatattttatacatatttattattatatttcacctACTTTTTACTATGCATAATTACATACTCTTCCAGAATTCTTTCAATCTTTTAATCGCATTatcaaagaataaaatatttttttcgaatttgtttttacattttattgtcgAATGCATGCAAGTATGCAACCAATATTCCATTATGCTTCTTTTCGTCCAtgctttattattatagcaagCCAAATTACCGGAAATTATGTTGAATCTATATTTTTGAATCATCTgagttttttactaaaaaatatttcgactctttttgtaatattaatagacatttgaaattttttctatacatatcaataaattaaatttcacaggtcaaaaaactgaaaatgttttacaatatcTCAAGAATGTCCTAACCTAATCTAAATACATgagaattattttaagtaatctttataatgtatatataaaataatatttgtatactagaattataaatcacaattactatagataatatctatactataaaatttattgtattttttttttttatttaaaataatataatagtaccacaatagttaataaaacgtattattctatatcaaaatataactatagaGATATTATAGTTgcttgtatgatatattatgtaaatcacattacttaaattttaatttaattactctaactaaattaaataaaaaaatgaatgttattatacaaataatttgcgACTGTGGACTAGTAGCTATTGGCTATTGACCAAGATTGTCTATTGTCAGGTTCAATTATTCAATTACCAtcgaatgtattattatttattagattataattcGAAACGCGCAATACTAAAATtgacttaaaatatacaatatcaatgtaaaaacatttatatgctttatatggtattaataaaagaaaatttttacgattaatgacttcaattaaataatacattttttgtttataaataaattctcgTCTTAGTAGTTATGCAGTTTCTGTATGCTGTATTAAATAGTTTGAAATATAGTAATTTCAATTAGTGTTATTGGTAATGTTAATCAtagacaaaatttaaaaaaaactaaacataagtacttaaaacagttcatttttaatatacaaacaattcattcgtaggtatacttatataacatacatttttttactttacattCATAGAGAATTTTTCGACCTTGGTAAACAGTAGTAACTTCCATTCGTGTTGATACACACTTCGTTTGCCATACACCGATTTGCTAATCTGCATTCGTTTATGTCTGTGGAATAATGAAATTCATCAACACATTATTGTACAGTTAAAACCAGTAGacttaaaatcgataaaaaaatttaaaaaaaaaaattaatctttattcCTCAAATACAAAATGTAGGAACTCTGATACCTTTTATGCCCAGTATCTGtggacaatatatttttattattcaacaatacatgtatgaaaataatttcaataacttTTCTTCTAAGCTCGAGTGTTAGTAGACCGATAAATTCCTCAATACACTTAATGGATTAACTAGACATGGGTGTTTTAGTAACAAAACTAATAAGCAagtcttttttataatatgttggacATTTTCTGACTCCTGGTTTTAAGCGAAAAGATTTTGAGACCAAATAAGTGAACGTAATTCTAATGACAATCTTATCAGGGTACACGACAAAGTTTTtggcaaattatatttttaaaattttgaacgtttctgttatacattttatacgatttttgaGCTGAAATGTATGACCGAGTCCTAGGTTTTTGGATAACCgtcactattaaataatatattttttatttatgtagttCACCGTCATAAATCGTTTAATCCAAGTAAAGAACAAAATCCATGAGGGagtgtatactataatactgtCGCATAAACGTATGATGACAAATGTACAATATCAACGGCAAGAGATACGGTGGTATTATAACAGGGACGGTACAGCGTCAACAGCTGAACATAATGTGATGGTAGAAGTGTATAACACACATTTGTAAAAGTTACGATTTTAACTTGGTTGCTATTATGGCAATGAAAAAGTCGCACTCGGCGATACGCGCAGACACACAGCCGGTCGCAATCGGCGACAAACATGGTGCTCATCAACTACAGTTCGACACGGTTACCGGAGTCGGAGATGCGCACTAAATACACACGTGGTTGGTTATACGCATAATACGTACATAATGTAATCTAAGAAAGACGGATGACGGACTAAAGTACTCGCGGCACGATTAACGATGGGCACACAAAATTAGTCGAACAACGACACAACGGTACCTGCACGAATTGCAGAAGTGCACGAGTAAGGCACGTGCATCCAGTGCAGCCCATACGGTTGACAAGACGTAACCAAACACCGGGTCTAGGACGCGTCACACCTAACCTAACAAAGAGGAGAAACGAAAAACTCCCGGAAATTGGATAACCTTCACGTCCAGAGAGTGGAAATACGAAAAAGGTGAAAGTTCCGAACGCCCACCGTTAAGTCAGTTAAAATAACAGAAGAGTAGGTATGAGCGAAAACAAGGTTACTATAGTGTCTACGATAGGGATTTCGTTTATTCCGTATTTCTACAAAATGTTTTACTTCTATATCTTTGTTCTTAGTAGTAtcgtttatgtatttttatcgaTTTCTGTTCAAATATTTCGCATGTGTAATGTgccacacataaatatatattatatttgacaaaCATTTATTGCACTATATTAATTAcggtatgtaaaaataaaaactgatctCGAAAGTTTTGATTGAACCACAAAACATTGTTTAACCAACAATTTACGATCGTATCTCGACCTATACGTACGTATACTGCATAACCGTCTCTTCAGTTAAGCGTTCGAAAATAACGCAACAATATCGCAGATACTATCTCGTCTATTAAGAGTACGTCGCACCCagaggcgtagccaggatttttttttaaatagaaatttagaaatttttatctatatgagataatagatgataatatttttatctatagatatttttttctaaaaaattctaGACACTGGTTTGAATCAATTGATAAATACCGAAGTCTTTACAGGACTTTTCAACCCAAttctaaaataactaaatttctgataatgaaaatagtaaaaaaaaaatagttgtatacCTTATAGTGAGGTTGTACGCATTATGGTGTATAGTTTTTAATGAGATTTGTTCAAATCGCGCGCCCCCctccatcaaaaaaaaaaaataaataaataataatcaaaataattacctGTGCACTTATTGTTTTGGTCCATTTCATAACCACGAAGACATTTAGCGCTGTTCCGGTTGATCTGATTCGTGTTGTTGTAGCTTCCTTGAAGTACTCGGCAATTCGGTCCAACGCAACGTTTCTTATCGCATCGAAACGAACCTAGGGTATTTCTGCAGATCCAATCAGGGCCTAAAACGCCACAGGTGTCCGTCTTCAGTGCACATTCGTCGTCATCTGCAGATACAAAACGTATTTTCAGCAaacgtttttatataaacaatataatatattattaaacattgtttcttaataatatagacggaaaaaataataagtcgCATTATAACGCAATGCACTGATTCTTAAAATAgtgctttaaataatataattttttataaaaaaaagtgtcgtcttttttttattaaaattcactaTTACTCGAATTATTAGTTATAGTGTTAAAGGGACTAGATAAATGGGGTCTGCGATAATTAGTGTACCTACATTTCTAAAGTAATAAATTGCATCCTGCAAAAAAAGAGTAGTAGGTAAGTTAGGTCTCGTTCCTGTcttccattattataattatattatattatactagtatactgtcattattattgtatttacgtGTACatctaattaataactatagcatattattattaactagaaagtatgtgaaattaattttgatctgacaataataatataaatttatttattgattcataatttatacaactttcaccataattataaaatataaataataatatatatttttaaatatttgtatagtattattgtctattgattGGACTTCTAATAaagattattagatattaaaatatatacaatttatattttcctgTGACGTAATTTAACTAAAACCTTTTTATTCTGGGACTTAAAAGTTCAATGATAATGTTGTCAGAAAATAtgtggtaaataaaaatataggtttgCTGTTTGATGTATAGAATATAAGGTTCACCATGTTCTACTAACAACCAGTATCATGAAATATTTGAGTATTGgtattattcaaatacttttcaagtattaatacgtattttaaaatatactgtaattatatcaaaaaatgttaagtatattttaaatactattttactttattaaataattcccTTCTTAAATCGTTGTCTActgaattaatttgaaatatttataattattacgaaatGAACGATCACCGCCAAAATCGTatctttttacatattataatggatactaattttagaaatttaaaaaacataacacGTTAtgtgaaatttaatacattattggtataataaaaaaaattgtgttaacaaatattatatattattatcagttaatgaataattaaatataataattaacaacaaaCAAGTTCTCTCGTAAGTACAGGagctacaaaaattaattaataataatttttaaatacttactattttgttaataatttaaatttaagtaacatAACCCTGTGTAACAAAGCAAGCCACGTAGGTATCTGGGTAAATAAGatttacaaaatgaaaaaaaaaaaattattaaaatttatctcgATTACTTCTATAAatctttgaatataatataatatgtacatataaagacatcaaaaaatgtcatattaataaataatacaattgaacattaaattttaagtaatttttacaaCACCGCAGACAGTAATTAGTACTAACGTTGTTTATATCGACGACGGCTTACTATTGTAAGCCGTAACAATAATATCTACCCGCACTGATTATACTCTCTACTATTGCGCAAGCCCGTGTAAAAGGCCATTGACGATTAAATCCACGAACCGATGAAACGCGGCTACGAATAAAGTACCATTTAATACGGAATACGACCCGACTCGGCGTTGGAGCCGTTGATTAACCGCACACGCCCACGCGCGGCATCGTATTATTATCGTCAGTGTCCACTCGTTAATCCAATTAAGCATATTAAGCACAACAATGCGCTTCACTATTCGGCTATTGTAATTCGCTCGATCGCGATGATTACGTATACCTACGGACGGGcttaatattacgagtatataattcAGGCTTTGCCGCACCACCGATTCAGCGCACGGGCATGAACAAACCCTTTCCCGCGTACTGAGTGTACCATAAATGACCGACTAAATGTAATATTGACTAACTGAACAATAGCTtctagattctgagcggaatgATGAATGTGTTGACTACTGATtggtgatgtttttttttttttacaaaaatgctttgatttttttattttgacggtgatttatgacaaaaatttggatttaatttgtaatttagagagccttttaaaattaaaaacttccaGTATTTTTCAAGATCACCGCGAAAAATTTACAAGatgttaagaaaaaatgaaaatttttacgaaaaactAGTTTtggataaaaatcaaatttgttttttcgatgtgtattatatacataatataaatttcataatgttttacttctttttaagctatttatagacaataaatatttatggtttttaattttaatttttaaatattttataaatgttggtttattgtcaaataaaaatctttaaaaaaataccgaaaataataataattaataataataataataataattcacattttttttaggtgtttaaaattagaatttttcgtaaaatcttgaaaattttaaataattttgaggttagaaatatataaaaatgtcttttttatatctaagatttgttatcaaaatacaatatttcctAAAGATTTTtgtacctacaaaaaaaaataatttttggaaaatcatttattttttataaacgttataaTGATATCttattacattcaaatttaatacaataacacaTACCTACATTACTACAGAATCATAACAAGACATATACTCGACTCCTATTGTACATGCGTACCAATAATATAAAGTGATTACCTATATTCTctgtttttttagaattattataatgcaaaatttatataatcagagtatctattttatttttactctattgagcttagtaatatttattttaaatttaaaaaataagttttaacaatgtatagaatataatctAGCACattctttattaatttctttatcaGTTTTCTTTTGCTACATTCTGTATAATGCATTGATAATATTCttctttcatattttatatttcctaaTTCTATTATTGAACCATGACACGTGAACGTCTTTTAATGCATTGTGTAGGTACCCATTCTTTCAggagatattaaatatattgtgtgaaaaaatcataaaataatcacaaaaatcTGGTTGTCTATTATCAGCTAAATTGAGtactattagtaatttatatttgtattagtagTGCGGTACTGatatgtgttaaattaatttttccaaaaaacatcgtatatagtattatatatttctatgtttatatatttagctTACCTTTGGCACCTATTAAAGTACCGAAAAGATCTAATTTGCTACGAGTAATAACCCTCAAAGTGGAAAATTGAAATAGTATTACTGCTTTAAAAGGTAATAGCatgcacaaaataataatgcaaacaCACGAGTCTAACCGATAAATTTAACGCATCaaaatgaatcaaaaatatcaGTGAACACTTATCAATGAATAAATCATTAATCCTTCTTCTTGGGACTtggaaataagaatataatttccATAGCAATTTCAGAGtggagatatttttaaaattgtattgtctgGTTGTCTCTCTTACCTACCTAattcaataatactataatagtatggaACAGGGGCGTAATTGAGGAGGTTGTGAGGGGATAGATCTccagaaatttattttactaacttttttcaatatttataatttaatagtaatgcaactataatattatgaataattgtgTTCTTATAATAGAGTTAAAGTTTTACAAGTGATCAAATTTACAATTGTCtgctaaaaaaatgtagatctTTCCCCCCACCCAAGGAAAAACACTCACtctagttaaaaaatatgttcaatgcggaggtcataaattatttttaagtttgtcaCAGAACTGATAAGCGACTACGGCCGACAAAacgagaaataattaaataatgttacgacatagtatattatacgtaataccattgattatgtatattataatattataacaatggaAATACGTTTTACTAATCCAAATGTTTTGTATGACTTTAATTGATCCGACTAGACAATATTCCGtggaaaaactattttattgacCTTACTCAACTATTATCGTAACGTAATTAACCACAATCTGACCTATGCATGTAGCGGATTCCACGTCTAGCGTGTACCCTGTTCCGCATCCAGTGAAACGGATACATTGAAACGAACCGGCCGTGTTGTCACATCGCTGAGATTCTTGACACGTGTGTAAATTTAATTGGCATTcgtttatatctaaaataacgaaaatcaaataattacgaTATGTTACCTTAATACgccaattatttaatatttatattataggtatattatataaatatatataaataattattatattttatagtattatacattcatataggtacaatatacatCGTGTCTTAATCGTACTTGGTAAaagctgaaaaatataataattttactctggcttttacactaaaaatgtttaatttgggATATTTTTAGGTACAAATCGTGACAGTAAAAGTTAATGGAtcggtaacaaaaaaaataataatatcgatataattattatttaccaataataaaaaattaaaaaccaagttacatatcaaataaaattattgtctacattattgtattgtttctgtcaattgcaaataaaaaaatctttacccACCCGACAATCAAAGCAATACAAAACACataataaagaaatacattttttatcacaaaaataaattggtttttcaatatcaaatatgtaaataataattgatttctataaataatggtTGTAAACACAATCGTATAAactaaacaaatgtataattgcatataatatgtatataacttagttttttattttaaatttttactgtacaatatt encodes the following:
- the LOC132926690 gene encoding uncharacterized protein LOC132926690 translates to MIIMKVFVLIVFLSLSNSKTNFMPNLPLGEYRIIYEKIYPCESKNLIQFNYYFSKKTLSVTEVKGNMTYLVPFDDTLTMDINGASWGSIGGWKENSIIYITKNTCSNTRKFFGNAWNKIVKAFNFPNTSCPIVVGRYTTTGFDLKEMADNNFPKVYFYGKYKMTFKIKNVENKVVGCTVLEFSLIRPWETPI